In a genomic window of Hyphomonas sp.:
- a CDS encoding aldose 1-epimerase yields MADSTSHAKLTLESDTLVLTLLPDLGGSVGNLTYRGIDVLRPFDEVGVESPLHTGGFPLFPFSGRISDARFDWNGRAVSLTPNFLPEPHAIHGQSWLDRWQVVDSGPETACLEFKYAPSDWPWAYRAEQAFRVTANRLDLIMTLTNTSDEDMPAGLGWHPYFPRGDARFSVPVDRMWTADSGMIPDRLSCPPPSADLTGWQSVNETDLDNAFTVSSCVSRIEWPAQKIAVDLESDSLLGHVVVYTPPGEDFFCVEPVSHAPDAVNSRHSREVTGLHTLAPGESLSAKITLTVRELPGR; encoded by the coding sequence TTGGCCGACTCCACGTCACACGCAAAACTCACACTCGAGTCGGATACGCTGGTGCTGACCCTTTTGCCCGATCTAGGCGGCAGCGTTGGCAACCTGACCTATCGGGGAATCGACGTTCTGCGGCCCTTTGATGAGGTCGGGGTGGAGAGCCCGTTGCATACGGGCGGGTTTCCGCTCTTCCCATTTTCGGGCCGGATATCCGATGCCCGGTTCGACTGGAACGGTCGCGCCGTATCCCTGACGCCGAACTTCCTGCCGGAGCCGCACGCGATCCATGGTCAGTCGTGGCTCGACAGATGGCAGGTCGTGGACAGCGGCCCGGAGACGGCCTGTCTGGAGTTCAAGTATGCGCCCTCCGACTGGCCCTGGGCCTATCGCGCGGAGCAGGCGTTCCGCGTCACCGCCAATCGCCTCGACCTGATCATGACACTGACGAATACAAGTGACGAAGACATGCCAGCCGGGCTCGGGTGGCACCCCTATTTTCCTCGGGGCGATGCCCGGTTCAGCGTTCCGGTCGACAGGATGTGGACAGCAGATTCCGGCATGATCCCGGACCGTCTCTCCTGCCCGCCCCCATCTGCCGACCTGACCGGCTGGCAATCAGTGAATGAAACCGACCTGGATAACGCCTTCACCGTTTCAAGCTGTGTCAGCCGGATCGAATGGCCCGCCCAAAAGATTGCCGTCGATCTGGAATCCGACAGCCTCTTGGGCCATGTCGTCGTGTACACGCCTCCTGGCGAGGATTTCTTTTGCGTCGAACCGGTCAGCCACGCGCCTGACGCTGTAAACAGCCGGCACTCCAGGGAAGTGACCGGCCTGCACACCCTTGCGCCGGGGGAAAGCCTGTCAGCAAAGATCACGCTGACCGTGCGGGAACTGCCCGGACGCTAG
- the xylA gene encoding xylose isomerase — MADGQIKVGGDPVFKGIDPIRFEGPDSENLLAYRYYDKDQIVLGKRMEDHLRMAVCYWHTFCWDGFDVFGGGTFNRPWHGAVNDRAAADAKMAAAFEFFSKLGLPYYCFHDVDVTEDSPTPDELSSNLKRMGDRLAAYQEATGINLLWGTANLFSNPRFGAGGLTNPNPEVAAVAVRQIRDCMEVTHALGGENYVLWGGREGYDTLLNTDLDRELGNFGRFLAMVVDHKHKIGFEGKILIEPKPHEPMYHQYDFDSATVYGFLKRFGLEDEVHVNIEPNHATLAGHSFAHEIATAVSLGIMGSIDINCGNYQNGWDTDQFNLDIRDITLALIELLPSGGLDTGGFNFDAKVRRQSSSVEDLFHAHVGGVDALARALLSAADILERGDIAKFKADRYAGWENSDLGKMMLSEGASLESIADHAAKAGLSPSHASGRQEMLENLVNRSLK, encoded by the coding sequence ATGGCTGACGGACAAATCAAGGTGGGCGGCGACCCCGTCTTTAAGGGCATCGACCCGATCAGATTTGAAGGACCGGACAGCGAGAACCTGCTGGCCTATCGCTACTATGACAAGGACCAGATCGTGCTGGGCAAGCGGATGGAAGACCATCTGCGGATGGCCGTGTGCTATTGGCATACGTTCTGCTGGGATGGCTTCGACGTGTTTGGCGGCGGAACGTTCAATCGCCCCTGGCACGGCGCTGTAAATGATCGCGCTGCAGCCGACGCGAAGATGGCCGCCGCCTTCGAGTTCTTCAGCAAGCTCGGCCTGCCGTATTACTGTTTCCACGATGTGGATGTGACGGAAGATTCTCCGACGCCGGATGAACTGTCCAGCAATCTGAAGCGGATGGGTGACCGGCTCGCTGCCTATCAGGAAGCCACGGGGATCAATCTCCTTTGGGGGACGGCGAACCTGTTCAGCAATCCGCGCTTTGGTGCCGGTGGCCTGACTAATCCGAATCCGGAAGTGGCCGCTGTTGCGGTTCGCCAGATCCGTGACTGCATGGAGGTTACCCATGCGCTCGGCGGCGAGAATTATGTGCTGTGGGGCGGCCGGGAAGGCTATGACACACTGCTCAACACTGACCTTGACCGGGAGCTTGGCAATTTCGGCCGGTTCCTCGCCATGGTCGTCGACCACAAGCACAAGATCGGGTTCGAGGGCAAAATCCTGATCGAGCCCAAGCCGCACGAACCGATGTACCACCAGTATGATTTCGACAGCGCAACCGTGTACGGCTTCCTCAAGCGGTTCGGCCTCGAGGACGAGGTCCATGTCAACATCGAGCCCAACCATGCGACCCTGGCCGGTCACAGTTTTGCGCATGAGATCGCGACGGCAGTGTCGCTCGGCATCATGGGGTCGATCGACATCAATTGCGGCAACTATCAGAATGGCTGGGATACCGACCAGTTCAATCTCGATATCCGGGACATCACGCTGGCGCTGATCGAGCTGCTGCCGTCCGGCGGGCTCGATACCGGAGGCTTCAATTTCGATGCCAAGGTCCGTCGTCAGTCCAGCTCGGTTGAAGACCTGTTCCATGCCCATGTCGGCGGCGTGGATGCGCTCGCACGGGCATTGCTCTCGGCAGCAGACATCCTGGAGCGCGGGGATATCGCGAAATTCAAGGCTGACCGCTATGCGGGTTGGGAAAACTCCGATCTCGGCAAGATGATGCTGTCTGAAGGCGCCAGCCTGGAGAGCATCGCGGATCACGCCGCCAAGGCCGGCCTCAGCCCTTCGCACGCAAGCGGCCGCCAGGAAATGCTCGAGAACCTGGTCAATCGCAGCCTGAAATAG
- a CDS encoding LacI family DNA-binding transcriptional regulator, with the protein MTDGLKTHWASGHARPATIIDVAREAGVSFKTVSRVLNGETNVREETRSKVLEAVKTLNYRTNHNARNLRARHSQIICLFYANPSRNYIGEVQLGALQRCQAYGYSLITEDCSDNHPSLLALRAETKLAGAILTPPLSDDAKLISELQNRNIPFVRIAPAEDVEHGQDVAIDDAAAAREMTEYLIGLGHRRIGFIKGADSHAQAVRRFAGYQQALSDAGIEADPNLVRDGDFAFDSGVAGAEALLSLQDRPTAIFACNDDMAAGVLAVAYRRQITVPRDLSVVGFDDTPLATTISPSLTTIYQPSRELAAEAVSMLLEDSTPGGDAPRHKLLDYKLMLRESTAAPRR; encoded by the coding sequence ATGACTGACGGGCTGAAAACGCACTGGGCCTCCGGGCATGCCCGCCCCGCGACCATCATTGATGTGGCGCGCGAGGCTGGCGTCTCGTTCAAGACCGTCAGCCGTGTGCTGAATGGCGAGACCAATGTCCGGGAAGAGACCCGGTCAAAGGTGCTTGAAGCGGTCAAGACGCTCAACTATCGCACCAATCACAATGCCCGGAACCTGCGGGCACGGCACAGCCAGATCATCTGCCTGTTCTATGCAAACCCGTCCCGGAACTATATCGGCGAAGTGCAACTCGGCGCCCTGCAGCGGTGTCAGGCCTATGGCTACAGCCTGATCACGGAGGATTGCAGCGACAATCATCCGTCCCTTCTTGCATTGCGCGCCGAGACAAAACTGGCAGGAGCCATCCTGACCCCGCCCTTGTCGGATGACGCCAAACTGATCTCCGAATTGCAGAACCGGAACATCCCCTTCGTGCGGATCGCGCCCGCAGAAGATGTTGAGCATGGCCAGGACGTCGCCATTGATGATGCGGCGGCAGCCCGCGAGATGACGGAATACCTGATCGGGCTGGGGCATCGCCGCATTGGCTTCATCAAGGGCGCCGATAGTCATGCGCAAGCTGTGCGCCGCTTTGCCGGATACCAGCAGGCATTGTCGGACGCCGGGATCGAGGCGGACCCGAACCTGGTTCGAGACGGAGATTTCGCGTTCGACTCTGGTGTGGCCGGCGCCGAAGCGCTGCTTTCCCTCCAGGATCGGCCGACAGCCATTTTTGCCTGTAATGACGATATGGCGGCCGGGGTGCTGGCCGTGGCCTATCGGCGCCAGATCACAGTGCCGCGCGACCTGTCTGTGGTCGGGTTCGACGATACACCGCTTGCCACCACGATCAGCCCGTCCCTGACGACCATCTATCAGCCCAGCCGGGAACTGGCCGCAGAGGCGGTCAGCATGCTGCTGGAGGATTCGACGCCCGGCGGGGACGCTCCCCGCCACAAGCTGCTCGACTACAAGCTGATGCTGAGGGAATCCACAGCGGCACCCCGCCGCTAG
- a CDS encoding LacI family DNA-binding transcriptional regulator produces the protein MAEKISKTGRRQHATIKEVAELAGVSQMTVSRVLNRRDVVREATRAKVEEAIRELKYRPNLLARSLAGGSSLFIGMIFNNPSNSYLSELLIGAMNRCREAGHHLVLEDFSSYQDPEDVDELVGRVSGAGLDGILVVPPLSEDDLLLSKLEEAGIPCVLIAPRVRPEEGTSLSIDDEAAAKRMTEYLIEHGHTRIGFVIGAEDQVSSHRRYSGFQMAMKEHGLDIDPALVRRGRFTYRSGMEAADAMLELDDLPTAIFASNDDMAAGVIASAFRHGKRVPEDISVVGYDDTPIASAIWPQLTTVRQPIAEMGYQSVDLLASFISEDGANAHNLNPVLDVAIIERDSVSRLKR, from the coding sequence ATGGCCGAAAAGATTTCAAAAACTGGCAGACGCCAGCACGCCACCATCAAGGAAGTCGCAGAACTGGCCGGCGTGTCCCAGATGACTGTTTCGCGCGTTCTGAACCGCCGCGACGTGGTGCGGGAAGCCACACGTGCCAAGGTCGAAGAGGCCATTCGCGAACTGAAATACCGGCCGAACCTGCTCGCCCGCAGTCTCGCCGGCGGCAGCTCGCTCTTCATTGGAATGATCTTCAACAATCCCAGTAATTCCTATCTCAGCGAATTGCTGATCGGCGCCATGAACCGGTGCCGGGAAGCGGGCCATCACCTCGTTCTGGAGGATTTCTCCTCTTATCAGGACCCCGAAGATGTCGACGAACTTGTCGGCCGTGTCAGCGGCGCAGGACTGGATGGCATTCTTGTTGTCCCCCCCCTCAGCGAAGACGATCTCCTGCTGTCGAAACTCGAAGAGGCCGGCATTCCCTGCGTGCTGATCGCGCCAAGGGTTCGCCCGGAGGAAGGCACCAGCCTGTCCATCGATGATGAAGCGGCCGCCAAGCGGATGACGGAATACCTGATCGAGCATGGTCACACCCGGATCGGGTTTGTGATCGGGGCGGAAGACCAGGTTTCTTCGCATCGGCGCTATAGCGGCTTCCAGATGGCGATGAAGGAACACGGACTGGACATCGACCCGGCGCTTGTGCGTCGCGGGCGGTTTACCTATCGCAGTGGCATGGAGGCGGCAGACGCCATGCTGGAACTGGATGACCTGCCGACTGCCATCTTCGCCAGCAATGACGACATGGCCGCCGGCGTGATCGCGTCGGCCTTTCGGCACGGCAAACGCGTTCCGGAAGACATCTCGGTGGTCGGATATGATGACACGCCCATTGCCAGCGCCATCTGGCCGCAACTGACCACGGTTCGCCAGCCCATTGCCGAAATGGGTTATCAGTCAGTGGACCTGCTGGCGTCTTTCATTTCCGAGGACGGGGCCAATGCACACAATCTGAATCCGGTGCTCGACGTGGCCATCATCGAGCGGGATTCGGTTTCCAGACTGAAGCGCTAG
- the xylB gene encoding xylulokinase produces the protein MFLGIDIGTSSVKAALIDEAGRQVEVSQADLPISRPKPLWSEQNPSDWWTATNMAVAKLDVNRRHKVQAVGLSGQMHGATLLDKSLASIRPAILWNDGRSFAECRDLQASTPAFVSEGGNLVMPGFTAPKLEWVRRHEPALFEKVHKVLLPKDYVRLRMTGDLASDMSDSSGTLWMDVAGRDWSGELLAACGLTVDHMPKLYEGHEVTGILRQEAAEAWGMDRVPVVAGGGDNAAGAAGVGVIDEGEALLSLGTSGVIFVAGNTFRSNPESAAHAFCHALPDRWHLMSVMLSAASCLDWAVKLTGAPDAGELVQRAQTETGLGGPEFFLPYLSGERTPHNNPHASGVLFGLTHDSGPAQIGQAVLEGVAFGMADGFRALVDSGVDVHSISVIGGGSQSTYWGRILAAVLDTPMVYRDGAATGPAYGAARLARYAIMGGSIEDMFDAPAVLQIVEPKESDRDRLAPKHEKFGTLYRMLKDAF, from the coding sequence GTGTTTCTAGGGATCGATATCGGAACATCGAGCGTGAAGGCCGCGCTAATCGATGAGGCAGGGCGCCAGGTTGAAGTCAGCCAGGCTGACCTGCCCATTTCGCGACCGAAGCCGCTCTGGTCGGAGCAGAATCCTTCCGACTGGTGGACCGCGACCAATATGGCCGTCGCCAAGCTGGACGTGAACCGTCGCCACAAGGTGCAGGCGGTCGGTCTTTCTGGCCAGATGCACGGCGCGACCCTGCTGGACAAGTCGCTGGCATCGATCCGCCCCGCGATCCTGTGGAATGATGGGCGCAGCTTTGCCGAGTGCCGAGATCTGCAGGCGTCTACGCCCGCCTTCGTGTCGGAAGGCGGAAATCTCGTCATGCCCGGCTTCACGGCGCCAAAGCTCGAATGGGTCCGGCGGCATGAACCGGCCCTGTTCGAGAAGGTGCACAAGGTCTTGCTGCCGAAAGACTATGTGCGTCTCAGAATGACCGGGGATCTCGCATCCGACATGTCCGACTCTTCGGGCACGCTGTGGATGGATGTGGCAGGGCGGGACTGGTCGGGGGAATTGCTGGCGGCCTGCGGTCTGACCGTGGACCACATGCCGAAACTTTATGAAGGCCACGAGGTCACCGGCATCCTGCGTCAGGAAGCCGCCGAGGCCTGGGGCATGGATCGCGTGCCTGTCGTGGCAGGTGGCGGCGACAATGCGGCGGGCGCTGCGGGCGTCGGGGTCATCGACGAGGGCGAGGCACTGCTGTCACTAGGCACGTCCGGCGTAATCTTCGTCGCAGGCAACACATTTCGTTCGAATCCGGAGTCTGCAGCGCATGCCTTCTGCCATGCCCTGCCGGACCGGTGGCATTTGATGTCGGTCATGTTGAGCGCAGCCAGTTGCCTCGACTGGGCCGTCAAACTGACCGGGGCGCCCGATGCTGGCGAGCTCGTGCAACGCGCGCAGACAGAGACAGGTCTTGGTGGACCTGAATTCTTCCTCCCCTATCTGTCTGGCGAACGCACGCCTCACAACAATCCCCATGCATCGGGTGTCCTGTTCGGTCTGACCCATGATTCCGGGCCCGCTCAGATCGGTCAGGCCGTGCTGGAAGGTGTGGCGTTTGGCATGGCGGACGGGTTCCGGGCGCTCGTCGATTCCGGCGTCGATGTCCATTCCATTTCCGTGATCGGCGGCGGGTCCCAGTCAACCTATTGGGGCCGCATTCTGGCGGCCGTCCTCGACACGCCCATGGTGTACCGCGATGGCGCGGCAACGGGACCTGCCTATGGCGCTGCCAGGCTTGCGCGCTATGCGATCATGGGAGGTTCGATTGAGGACATGTTCGACGCGCCAGCTGTTTTGCAGATCGTGGAGCCGAAGGAGAGCGACCGCGACCGGCTTGCCCCGAAACATGAGAAATTCGGTACGCTGTACCGTATGCTGAAAGATGCCTTTTGA
- the panC gene encoding pantoate--beta-alanine ligase, which yields MNSKTGTLTAAVRSRAELQQQVRAWRQAGETIGFVPTMGALHGGHLSLVKTAATRATKVVASIFVNPTQFAPGEDFDTYPRDESADRAKLDSVGCDLVYLPAVEEMYPDGTRTNVRVEQMSDLLDGIYRPHFFYGVATVVARLFLHVQPDVAVFGEKDYQQLQIIRRMVRDLGFPIEILGGRTTRDPDGLAQSSRNLYLTSEERRAAGALQAALHRASVRLSLGAKPAEVLSEARDLIMASGFREMNYVSLVDPDTLEDLPDAPLPDGTVARLLGAAWLGKTRLIDNISVTR from the coding sequence GTGAATTCCAAGACAGGTACGTTAACGGCCGCGGTACGCTCGCGGGCCGAGTTGCAACAACAGGTTCGCGCCTGGCGCCAAGCCGGTGAAACCATTGGATTTGTTCCCACAATGGGGGCACTTCATGGGGGGCATTTATCGCTGGTGAAGACGGCTGCAACCCGTGCAACAAAGGTCGTGGCCAGCATATTTGTGAACCCCACACAGTTCGCTCCGGGCGAGGATTTCGACACCTACCCCCGGGACGAATCGGCCGACCGGGCAAAACTCGATTCGGTCGGATGCGATCTGGTCTACCTGCCTGCCGTGGAGGAAATGTATCCCGACGGCACCCGAACCAATGTCCGGGTGGAGCAGATGTCGGACCTGCTGGACGGCATCTACCGGCCGCATTTCTTCTATGGGGTCGCAACCGTGGTGGCGCGCCTCTTCCTCCATGTTCAGCCGGACGTGGCGGTTTTTGGCGAGAAGGATTACCAGCAACTCCAGATCATCCGGCGGATGGTGCGCGATCTCGGTTTTCCGATCGAGATTCTCGGCGGCCGGACCACGCGCGATCCGGACGGCCTCGCGCAATCTTCCCGCAATCTGTACCTTACATCGGAAGAGCGTCGCGCAGCGGGCGCCCTGCAGGCCGCCCTGCACCGCGCCTCCGTTCGGCTGTCCCTCGGCGCGAAGCCTGCGGAAGTCCTGTCAGAGGCCCGCGACCTGATCATGGCGTCGGGATTTCGTGAAATGAATTATGTCAGCCTGGTCGATCCGGATACGCTGGAAGACCTGCCGGACGCCCCCTTGCCGGACGGCACTGTGGCCCGCCTTCTGGGTGCCGCCTGGCTGGGCAAGACCCGTCTGATCGACAATATCAGCGTGACGCGGTGA
- the hisC gene encoding histidinol-phosphate transaminase, translating to MTEIKPLPHILQTKPYVPGGKLAGAQGHVIMLASNENPFGPSPKAIEAMKAVAADVHVYPDPEYRALRETIAAATGIADSARVVVSAGSDEIIHLLTQAYAGPGDEILFTEHAFSMYRVSALSHGADPVTVPETELTAGVNAILGAVSPRTKILFLANPNNPTGTMLPVDALTQIQDSLPPHVLFVVDGAYAEYVGPEYEARIRDLVDRRANTVMMRTFSKIHGLAALRLGWGYMPEAVAQTYQRIRGPFNVNGLAVAAGMASIQDVEFLSRSREHNSDWRVRMTGALNAIGLATPPSHANFVLPDFGTAERAAAANEYLKARNILVRAVGGYGLPARLRITVGSAEDNQAVLSALSDFTASR from the coding sequence ATGACCGAGATCAAACCCCTCCCGCACATCCTGCAGACAAAGCCCTATGTGCCCGGCGGCAAACTGGCCGGTGCGCAAGGCCATGTGATCATGCTGGCCTCGAATGAAAACCCGTTCGGGCCCAGTCCGAAGGCGATCGAGGCGATGAAGGCGGTCGCCGCTGATGTGCACGTGTACCCGGACCCGGAATATCGGGCCTTGCGGGAAACGATCGCCGCAGCGACCGGGATCGCAGACTCTGCGCGCGTGGTTGTCTCAGCCGGCTCCGACGAAATCATTCACCTCCTGACCCAGGCCTATGCCGGGCCGGGCGACGAGATCCTGTTCACGGAACACGCCTTTTCCATGTATCGCGTCTCGGCCCTGTCGCATGGGGCGGACCCGGTGACCGTGCCGGAAACGGAGCTGACGGCCGGCGTCAATGCCATTCTCGGCGCTGTGTCGCCGCGGACGAAAATCCTGTTTCTGGCGAACCCCAACAATCCGACCGGGACGATGCTGCCGGTCGACGCCCTGACACAGATCCAGGACAGCTTGCCGCCTCATGTCCTCTTCGTGGTCGATGGCGCCTATGCCGAATATGTCGGACCCGAATACGAGGCCCGGATCCGGGATCTGGTCGACCGCCGGGCAAACACGGTGATGATGCGCACCTTCTCGAAGATCCACGGGCTGGCCGCGCTTCGCCTCGGCTGGGGCTACATGCCGGAAGCAGTCGCGCAGACCTATCAGCGCATTCGCGGGCCGTTCAACGTCAACGGACTGGCCGTCGCGGCCGGCATGGCCAGCATCCAGGATGTGGAGTTTCTGAGTCGCAGCCGCGAACACAATTCCGACTGGAGGGTACGCATGACAGGCGCCTTGAATGCCATCGGCCTCGCGACGCCACCCAGCCACGCCAATTTCGTGTTGCCGGATTTCGGCACGGCGGAACGGGCCGCCGCGGCCAACGAATACCTGAAAGCGCGCAACATCCTGGTGCGGGCGGTTGGCGGATATGGCCTGCCAGCCCGGCTGCGCATCACCGTCGGTTCGGCTGAGGACAATCAGGCCGTTCTGTCCGCCCTGTCGGATTTCACCGCGTCACGCTGA